One genomic segment of Amycolatopsis granulosa includes these proteins:
- a CDS encoding MFS transporter → MIEVPTRNSLPLLPLLALTTAAFITVLTEALPAGVLPAMSADLGVGESAMGQAVTIYAIGTALAAIPLSAATAGWRRKRLLLAGVAGFAVANTITAVSGVYALTMVGRFAAGVAAGVVWALLAGYARRMAPETLQGKAIAVVMAGIPLALSLGVPAGTFLGELAGWRVTFGVMSAIAVVLIAWIVATVPDHPGQRDGGRIPVRRAVTVPGVAAVLAVTLLFVLAHNILYTYLATFLQRVGLGARVDAVLLVFGIASVLSIVFIGARIDRELRALTLGATVLVGVAAAILAVQAGNALLVYVAVALWGLGWGGVPTLLQTAAGNAGGEAADTAQAALVTLWNAAMAGGGVVGGVLLDAFGPGVFPWSVLVLLVPVLVIVAGARRHGFPVRS, encoded by the coding sequence GTGATCGAAGTACCGACGCGGAACTCTCTTCCGCTGCTCCCGTTGCTGGCCCTGACCACGGCCGCCTTCATCACCGTCCTCACCGAGGCTCTGCCCGCGGGCGTGCTGCCCGCGATGAGCGCCGACCTGGGTGTCGGCGAATCGGCGATGGGACAGGCGGTCACCATCTACGCGATCGGCACCGCGCTCGCGGCGATCCCGCTGTCGGCGGCGACCGCGGGCTGGCGCCGCAAACGCCTGCTGCTCGCCGGCGTCGCCGGGTTCGCCGTCGCCAACACCATCACCGCCGTCTCCGGCGTGTACGCGCTGACCATGGTCGGCCGGTTCGCCGCCGGCGTGGCCGCGGGCGTCGTGTGGGCGCTGCTGGCCGGATACGCGCGCCGGATGGCGCCCGAGACGCTGCAGGGCAAGGCGATCGCGGTCGTCATGGCCGGCATCCCGCTCGCGCTGTCGCTGGGCGTGCCGGCGGGCACCTTCCTCGGCGAACTGGCCGGATGGCGGGTGACCTTCGGCGTGATGTCCGCGATCGCCGTCGTGCTCATCGCCTGGATCGTCGCGACCGTGCCCGACCACCCGGGGCAGCGTGACGGCGGCCGGATCCCGGTGCGCCGCGCGGTGACCGTTCCCGGTGTCGCCGCGGTCCTGGCCGTCACGCTGCTGTTCGTGCTGGCCCACAACATCCTCTACACCTACCTGGCCACCTTCCTGCAGCGCGTCGGTCTGGGTGCCCGGGTCGACGCGGTGCTGCTCGTGTTCGGGATCGCGTCCGTGCTGAGCATCGTGTTCATCGGCGCCCGGATCGACCGCGAGCTGCGGGCGCTGACCCTCGGCGCGACGGTGCTGGTCGGCGTGGCCGCGGCGATCCTGGCCGTGCAGGCCGGCAACGCGCTGCTGGTCTACGTCGCGGTGGCGTTGTGGGGCCTGGGCTGGGGCGGAGTGCCGACGCTGCTGCAGACCGCCGCCGGCAACGCGGGCGGCGAGGCGGCCGACACCGCCCAGGCCGCGCTGGTGACGCTGTGGAACGCCGCGATGGCCGGTGGTGGTGTGGTGGGCGGTGTCCTGCTCGACGCGTTCGGGCCGGGCGTGTTCCCGTGGAGCGTCCTGGTGCTCCTCGTGCCGGTGCTGGTCATCGTGGCCGGCGCGCGGCGGCACGGGTTCCCGGTCAGGTCGTGA
- a CDS encoding MerR family transcriptional regulator translates to MRIGELSERTETPRRLLRYYEEQGLIVSRRLPNGYRDYEEYNVDRVLQIRGLLDAGLPTRIIKQILPCLNKPRTIYFPDATPEMLATLECELDRMTRRIDCLTRNRDAIAEYLDIVRQGAQPDVA, encoded by the coding sequence ATGCGCATCGGTGAGTTGTCGGAGCGCACCGAGACGCCCCGGCGCCTGCTGCGCTACTACGAGGAGCAGGGCCTCATCGTCTCCCGGCGGTTGCCGAACGGCTACCGCGACTACGAGGAGTACAACGTCGACCGGGTCCTGCAGATCCGCGGCCTCCTCGACGCGGGCCTGCCCACCCGCATCATCAAACAGATCCTGCCCTGCCTGAACAAGCCCCGCACGATCTACTTCCCGGACGCCACGCCGGAGATGCTGGCGACGCTGGAGTGCGAGCTCGACCGGATGACCCGGCGGATCGACTGCCTGACCCGCAACCGGGACGCGATCGCCGAATACCTCGACATCGTGCGCCAGGGCGCTCAGCCGGACGTGGCCTGA
- a CDS encoding DinB family protein: protein MSLLRWQFDLTWSLADLHLNLLTPEDFRWEPGPLTWHVRRAGDTWTIDWADTEPDPVPVPTMAWLTWHVGWWWTAVLDHAHGRPPREREAVGWPGDEHAVAWLRELAAEWAGVLGALSDPDAPAAYPWPADAGLTMAHQAAWVNAELMKNAAEIGQLRLLRAAQATSG, encoded by the coding sequence GTGTCCCTCCTGCGCTGGCAATTCGACCTCACCTGGTCGCTCGCCGACCTGCACCTGAACCTGCTCACGCCCGAGGACTTCCGCTGGGAGCCCGGCCCGCTGACCTGGCACGTGCGGCGGGCCGGGGACACCTGGACCATCGACTGGGCGGACACCGAACCCGACCCGGTGCCGGTGCCGACCATGGCGTGGCTCACCTGGCACGTCGGCTGGTGGTGGACCGCCGTCCTGGACCACGCGCACGGCCGGCCACCCCGCGAGCGCGAGGCGGTCGGCTGGCCCGGCGACGAGCACGCCGTGGCCTGGTTGCGCGAGCTCGCCGCCGAGTGGGCGGGCGTCCTCGGCGCACTGTCCGATCCGGACGCTCCGGCCGCGTACCCGTGGCCCGCGGACGCCGGGCTCACGATGGCCCACCAGGCCGCCTGGGTCAACGCGGAACTGATGAAGAACGCCGCCGAGATCGGGCAGTTGCGCCTGTTGCGCGCCGCTCAGGCCACGTCCGGCTGA
- a CDS encoding NAD-dependent protein deacetylase, with the protein MRTRPTLSWTPAGEPLPRTTSLDDVVRLTGAGGVVVLSGAGLSTESGIPDYRGATGSLRRHTPMTYQEFVAAEHARRRYWARSHLGWRTIARARPNEGHRGVAALRAAGLVAGVITQNVDGLHQAAGTPDVVELHGSLDRVVCLSCGARSAREELDRRLREANPDFAATAGRINPDGDVELPETAVDGFRVVACLRCGGVLKPDVVFFGENVEPSRVDRCYRLVDTASALLVLGSSLTVMSGLRFVRRAAEAGTPVAIVNQGPTRGDKYAAVRVDLPLGRALAALVDRLGARPSRYR; encoded by the coding sequence GTGCGGACACGACCGACCCTGAGCTGGACGCCGGCGGGCGAGCCATTGCCACGCACCACCAGCCTGGACGACGTGGTCCGCCTCACCGGGGCGGGCGGGGTCGTCGTGCTCAGCGGCGCCGGGTTGTCCACCGAATCGGGGATCCCGGATTACCGCGGCGCGACCGGCAGTCTGCGCCGGCACACGCCGATGACCTACCAGGAGTTCGTCGCCGCCGAGCACGCCCGGCGCCGCTACTGGGCGCGCAGCCACCTCGGGTGGCGCACGATCGCGCGGGCGCGCCCCAACGAGGGGCACCGCGGGGTGGCGGCGCTGCGGGCCGCGGGCCTGGTCGCCGGGGTGATCACGCAGAACGTGGACGGCCTGCACCAGGCGGCGGGAACTCCGGACGTGGTCGAGCTGCACGGCAGCCTCGACCGCGTGGTGTGCCTGTCCTGCGGCGCGCGGTCGGCGCGGGAGGAGCTGGACCGCCGCCTGCGCGAGGCGAACCCGGATTTCGCCGCGACCGCCGGCCGGATCAACCCGGACGGGGACGTCGAGCTCCCGGAGACGGCCGTGGACGGTTTCCGGGTGGTGGCGTGCCTGCGGTGCGGGGGCGTGCTGAAGCCGGACGTGGTGTTCTTCGGGGAGAACGTCGAACCGTCCCGTGTGGACCGTTGCTACCGCCTGGTGGACACGGCGTCCGCGCTGCTGGTGCTCGGCTCGTCCCTGACCGTCATGTCGGGCCTGCGGTTCGTCCGCCGCGCCGCGGAAGCCGGCACACCCGTCGCGATCGTGAACCAGGGGCCGACCCGCGGCGACAAGTACGCCGCCGTCCGTGTCGACCTGCCGCTGGGGCGGGCGCTCGCGGCACTGGTGGACCGGCTCGGCGCCCGCCCGTCGCGCTACAGGTAG
- a CDS encoding VOC family protein, with protein sequence MTVTFNHTIIASKDRHASARFFRELFELPEAPSWGPFVNVLLDEGVMLQFAEPPVDIQMQHYAFLVDDGLFDRAYGRLVEQGIEHWADPQMRRPGETNTEHGGRGVYFKDPAGHAIEIITRPYL encoded by the coding sequence ATGACCGTCACCTTCAACCACACCATCATCGCCAGCAAGGACCGGCACGCGTCGGCGCGCTTCTTCCGGGAGCTGTTCGAACTCCCGGAGGCCCCGTCGTGGGGGCCGTTCGTCAACGTGCTGCTCGACGAAGGCGTGATGCTCCAGTTCGCCGAACCGCCGGTGGACATCCAGATGCAGCACTACGCCTTCCTGGTCGACGACGGCCTGTTCGACCGCGCCTACGGCCGCCTCGTCGAGCAGGGCATCGAGCACTGGGCCGACCCGCAGATGCGGCGGCCCGGTGAGACCAACACCGAACACGGCGGGCGGGGCGTCTACTTCAAGGACCCCGCCGGGCACGCGATCGAGATCATCACCCGGCCCTACCTGTAG
- a CDS encoding NAD(P)/FAD-dependent oxidoreductase, with protein sequence MPERTRIVIVGGGFAGFSAARALLKTLPPDSGAEIVLVNRTDYFLYLPLLPEVSAAVIDPRRVTVSLPAALPGVRLALGEVTALMLDERKLTYVDPEGTSRALDYDRLIVAVGSVNKLLPIPGIAEHAHGFRTVPEALYLRDHVIRQVELAAAADDPVERDARCTFVVVGAGYTGTEVAAQGPLFTTAIARHHRELAGQRMRWLLLDLAPKVLPELDRRLSRAADRVLRHRGVEIMTGTSVKEATTGGVLLTTGEFVPSRTLVWCVGVRPDPLVESAGVATQRGRLCVEPTLVVPGHPEVFACGDAAAVPDLTRPGEVTAMTAQHATRQGTLAGHNLAATLGHGQMREYRHHDLGFVVDLGGAQAAANPLHIPLSGLPAKAVTRGYHLLAMPGNRVRTAVDWALDATLGRQTVQLGLVRSAAVPLETSTVQS encoded by the coding sequence ATGCCCGAACGCACGCGCATCGTGATCGTCGGCGGCGGGTTCGCCGGGTTCTCCGCGGCCCGGGCGCTGCTCAAGACGCTCCCGCCGGACTCCGGTGCGGAGATCGTGCTGGTCAACCGGACCGACTACTTCCTGTACCTGCCGCTGCTGCCCGAGGTGTCTGCCGCGGTGATCGACCCGCGGCGTGTCACGGTATCGCTGCCCGCGGCGCTGCCCGGGGTCCGTCTCGCCCTCGGCGAGGTGACCGCGCTGATGCTGGACGAACGCAAGCTGACGTACGTGGACCCCGAGGGCACCTCCCGGGCGCTCGACTACGACCGGCTGATCGTCGCGGTCGGCAGCGTCAACAAGCTGCTGCCCATCCCGGGCATCGCGGAGCACGCGCACGGGTTCCGCACCGTGCCGGAGGCCCTGTACCTGCGCGATCACGTGATCCGCCAGGTCGAGCTGGCGGCGGCCGCGGACGACCCGGTCGAGCGGGACGCGCGCTGCACGTTCGTCGTGGTCGGCGCCGGGTACACCGGCACCGAGGTGGCCGCGCAGGGGCCGCTGTTCACCACCGCCATCGCCCGGCACCACCGGGAGCTGGCGGGACAGCGCATGCGCTGGTTGCTGCTCGACCTGGCGCCGAAGGTGCTGCCCGAACTCGACCGGCGGCTGTCGCGGGCCGCTGACCGCGTGCTCCGGCACCGCGGTGTCGAGATCATGACCGGGACGTCGGTCAAGGAGGCGACGACCGGGGGTGTGCTGCTGACGACCGGTGAGTTCGTGCCGTCCCGGACCCTGGTGTGGTGCGTCGGCGTGCGCCCCGACCCGCTGGTGGAGTCCGCGGGGGTGGCCACCCAGCGCGGGCGGCTGTGCGTCGAGCCCACCCTGGTCGTGCCGGGCCACCCCGAGGTGTTCGCCTGCGGGGACGCCGCGGCCGTGCCGGACCTGACCCGGCCCGGCGAGGTGACGGCGATGACCGCCCAGCACGCCACCCGGCAGGGCACGCTGGCCGGGCACAACCTGGCGGCCACGCTCGGGCACGGCCAGATGCGCGAGTACCGGCACCACGATCTGGGGTTCGTGGTCGACCTCGGCGGCGCGCAGGCCGCGGCCAACCCGTTGCACATCCCGCTGTCGGGCCTGCCGGCGAAGGCCGTAACCCGCGGGTACCACCTGCTGGCGATGCCCGGAAACCGGGTGCGCACGGCGGTGGACTGGGCCCTGGACGCGACGCTCGGCCGCCAGACGGTGCAGCTGGGCCTGGTGCGCTCGGCCGCGGTACCACTGGAAACGTCAACCGTGCAGTCCTGA
- a CDS encoding SDR family NAD(P)-dependent oxidoreductase encodes MQLDLTGRTALVTGSTQGIGAAIALGLARSGARVAVNGRRADTVAKAVEQLTAEVPDAQVVPVVADIASEQGGREVVEQLPRTDILVNNLGVFGAADPLEISDDEWRRYFEVNVLAAVRLTRAYLPRMTEQGWGRIQYIASDSAIVIPAEMIHYGMSKTALLGVSRGFAKAAAGTGVTVNAVIAGPTHTGGVEDFVYELVDRGLPWDEAQREFMRTHRPQSLLQRLIEPAEIANMVVYLSSPQASATTGAAVRVDGGYVDSIVP; translated from the coding sequence ATGCAGCTCGACCTCACCGGGAGGACGGCCCTGGTCACCGGTTCCACGCAGGGGATCGGTGCGGCGATCGCGCTCGGGCTCGCGCGGTCGGGGGCCCGGGTCGCCGTCAACGGCCGCCGTGCCGACACGGTGGCGAAGGCCGTCGAGCAGCTCACCGCCGAGGTGCCGGATGCGCAGGTGGTGCCGGTGGTCGCGGACATCGCGAGCGAGCAGGGCGGGCGCGAGGTGGTGGAGCAGCTGCCGCGCACCGACATCCTGGTCAACAACCTGGGCGTGTTCGGCGCCGCGGACCCGCTGGAGATCAGCGACGACGAGTGGCGCCGGTACTTCGAGGTGAACGTGCTGGCCGCGGTCCGGCTGACGCGCGCCTACCTGCCGCGCATGACCGAGCAGGGCTGGGGCCGCATCCAGTACATCGCGAGCGATTCGGCGATCGTCATCCCCGCCGAGATGATCCACTACGGCATGTCGAAGACGGCTCTGCTGGGCGTCTCCCGCGGGTTCGCCAAGGCCGCGGCGGGCACCGGCGTGACCGTGAACGCCGTGATCGCCGGGCCCACGCACACCGGCGGTGTCGAGGACTTCGTCTACGAACTGGTCGATCGCGGCCTGCCGTGGGACGAGGCGCAGCGGGAGTTCATGCGCACGCACCGGCCGCAGTCGCTGTTGCAGCGCCTGATCGAGCCGGCCGAGATCGCGAACATGGTCGTCTACCTCAGCTCGCCGCAGGCGTCGGCGACCACCGGCGCCGCGGTGCGGGTGGACGGCGGATACGTGGATTCGATCGTGCCCTGA
- a CDS encoding LutC/YkgG family protein yields MSAREEILGRVRSALASADRTDAPVPRDYRTAVPPGDIVALFAERLVDYRAELTRCTPDSVPAALAAALGPVSAVLVPDGFPWQVPGAVADTGQTPVELDRLDAVVTLAALAIATTGTIVLDHGPGQGRRAVSLVPDLHVCVLRTDQIVPGVPQAVAALSPDRPQTWISGPSATSDIELDRVEGVHGPRTLHVLLVSP; encoded by the coding sequence ATGAGCGCGCGGGAGGAGATCCTCGGCCGGGTGCGGTCCGCGCTGGCTTCGGCCGACCGCACCGACGCGCCGGTTCCCCGGGACTACCGCACCGCGGTGCCGCCCGGGGACATCGTGGCGCTGTTCGCCGAGCGGCTGGTGGACTACCGGGCCGAGCTGACCCGCTGCACCCCGGACTCGGTGCCGGCGGCCCTGGCGGCCGCGCTGGGCCCGGTGTCGGCGGTGCTGGTGCCGGACGGGTTCCCGTGGCAGGTGCCCGGTGCGGTGGCCGACACCGGGCAGACGCCGGTCGAGCTGGACCGGCTGGACGCCGTGGTGACGCTGGCGGCACTGGCGATCGCCACCACCGGCACGATCGTGCTGGACCACGGGCCCGGCCAGGGGCGGCGGGCGGTGAGCCTGGTGCCCGACCTGCACGTGTGCGTGCTGCGCACCGACCAGATCGTGCCCGGCGTGCCGCAGGCCGTGGCCGCGTTGTCGCCGGATCGCCCGCAGACCTGGATCAGCGGCCCCAGTGCGACGAGCGACATCGAGCTGGACCGCGTCGAGGGCGTGCACGGGCCGCGGACGCTGCACGTGCTGCTGGTGTCGCCCTGA
- a CDS encoding lactate utilization protein B, whose protein sequence is MSGTFVGMPAFPAAAREALSDAQLRRNLAHATSTIRAKRAAVVGEVDEWEELRLAGAAIKDNVLHHLDEHLLRLEQSLTERGATVHWARDAAEACEIVASIARRHDADEVVKVKSMATQEIGLNEALAAHGITAWETDLAELIVQLGDDLPSHILVPAIHRNRAEIREIFRERMAAAGRPAPENLSDVPRELAAAARLHLREKFLRAKVAVSGANFAIAETGTLVVVESEGNGRMCLTLPEVLVSVVGIEKILPAWSDLDVFLQLLPRSSTGERMNPYTSMWSGGTEGQEAHVVLLDNGRTRALADEVGRQALRCIRCSACLNVCPVYERTGGHAYGSVYPGPIGAILNPLLRGVGVDEQTDSLPYASSLCGACFEVCPVRIDIPEVLVHLRSQVVDAHRAGPPKGEAVAMKSAAWVLSGARRLSWAERGMGVAGRVLNRLGRKVMPGGRRALGRLPWPGSLWSNARDVPAPPAESFRARWRREGRR, encoded by the coding sequence ATGAGCGGGACTTTCGTGGGGATGCCGGCCTTCCCGGCCGCGGCGCGGGAGGCGTTGTCGGACGCCCAGCTGCGCCGCAACCTCGCGCACGCGACCAGCACGATCCGCGCGAAGCGGGCGGCGGTGGTCGGCGAGGTGGACGAGTGGGAGGAGCTGCGCCTGGCGGGCGCGGCGATCAAGGACAACGTGCTGCACCACCTCGACGAGCACCTGCTGCGGCTGGAGCAGTCGCTGACCGAGCGGGGCGCCACGGTGCACTGGGCGCGCGACGCGGCCGAGGCGTGCGAGATCGTCGCCTCGATCGCCCGGCGGCACGACGCCGACGAGGTCGTCAAGGTCAAGTCGATGGCGACGCAGGAGATCGGGCTCAACGAGGCACTCGCCGCGCACGGCATCACCGCGTGGGAGACCGACCTGGCCGAGCTGATCGTGCAGCTCGGCGACGACCTGCCGTCGCACATCCTGGTGCCGGCGATCCACCGCAACCGCGCGGAGATCCGGGAGATCTTCCGCGAGCGGATGGCCGCGGCCGGGCGGCCGGCGCCGGAGAACCTGTCCGACGTGCCGCGGGAACTGGCCGCGGCGGCGCGGCTGCACCTGCGGGAGAAGTTCCTGCGCGCGAAGGTGGCGGTGTCCGGGGCGAACTTCGCGATCGCCGAGACCGGGACGCTCGTCGTGGTCGAGTCCGAGGGCAACGGGCGGATGTGCCTGACCCTGCCCGAGGTGCTGGTGTCGGTGGTCGGGATCGAGAAGATCCTGCCTGCCTGGTCCGATCTGGACGTGTTCCTGCAACTGCTGCCGCGGTCGAGCACCGGGGAGCGGATGAACCCCTACACCTCGATGTGGTCGGGCGGCACCGAAGGCCAGGAGGCGCACGTGGTGCTGCTGGACAACGGCCGCACCCGCGCCCTGGCCGACGAGGTGGGGCGGCAGGCGCTGCGCTGCATCCGGTGCTCGGCCTGCCTGAACGTGTGCCCGGTCTACGAGCGCACCGGCGGGCACGCCTACGGCTCGGTGTACCCGGGTCCGATCGGGGCGATCCTGAACCCGCTGCTGCGCGGGGTGGGCGTGGACGAGCAGACCGATTCGCTGCCCTACGCCTCCAGCCTGTGCGGCGCGTGTTTCGAGGTGTGCCCGGTGCGCATCGACATCCCGGAGGTGCTCGTGCACCTGCGGTCCCAAGTGGTCGATGCGCACCGCGCGGGCCCGCCGAAGGGTGAGGCGGTCGCGATGAAGTCGGCGGCCTGGGTGCTGTCCGGCGCGCGTCGCCTGAGCTGGGCCGAGCGCGGTATGGGCGTGGCCGGGCGGGTGCTGAACCGCCTGGGCCGCAAGGTGATGCCCGGTGGGCGCCGTGCCCTGGGCCGGCTGCCGTGGCCGGGTTCGCTGTGGAGCAACGCGCGGGACGTGCCGGCGCCACCGGCGGAGTCGTTCCGCGCCCGGTGGCGGCGGGAGGGCCGGCGATGA
- a CDS encoding (Fe-S)-binding protein has protein sequence MKVAVQVTCINDAMFPDTGEAVFTLLRRLGVAADFPAAQTCCAQPMVNTGYLDEAVPVVRNFVDAFAGYDAIVTPSGSCAGSVRHQHAMVARRSGDGRLAAAVARTSPKVYELTEFLVDVLGVTDVGAYFPHRVTYHPTCHSLRMLGVGDRPLRLLRAVRGIDLVELPAADECCGFGGTFAVKNAETSTAMGADKARHVLDTGAEVLVAGDNSCLLHIGGLLSRQRTGVRVMHLAEVLARTEDA, from the coding sequence ATGAAGGTCGCCGTGCAGGTCACCTGCATCAACGACGCGATGTTCCCGGACACCGGCGAGGCGGTGTTCACGCTGCTGCGGCGGCTCGGGGTGGCGGCGGACTTCCCGGCGGCGCAGACTTGCTGCGCGCAGCCGATGGTCAACACCGGCTACCTCGACGAGGCCGTGCCGGTGGTCCGCAACTTCGTCGACGCCTTCGCCGGGTACGACGCGATCGTCACCCCGTCCGGGTCGTGCGCCGGGTCGGTGCGGCACCAGCACGCGATGGTCGCGCGGCGCAGCGGGGACGGCCGGCTGGCCGCGGCGGTGGCGCGGACCTCGCCGAAGGTGTACGAGCTGACCGAGTTCCTGGTCGACGTGCTCGGCGTGACCGACGTGGGCGCCTACTTCCCGCACCGCGTCACCTACCACCCGACCTGCCACTCGCTGCGGATGCTCGGTGTCGGTGACCGGCCGCTGCGGCTGTTGCGCGCGGTGCGCGGGATCGACCTGGTGGAGCTGCCCGCCGCGGACGAGTGCTGCGGGTTCGGTGGCACGTTCGCGGTGAAGAACGCGGAGACCTCGACCGCGATGGGTGCGGACAAGGCGCGGCACGTGCTCGACACCGGCGCCGAGGTACTGGTCGCCGGGGACAACTCGTGCCTGCTGCACATCGGCGGGCTGCTGTCGCGGCAGCGCACCGGGGTGCGCGTGATGCACCTGGCCGAGGTCCTGGCCCGGACGGAGGACGCATGA
- a CDS encoding rhamnulokinase, giving the protein MRLAAADLGASSGRVMAGTVGPGVLSVTEVHRFPNGGVRVARAGGSTLHWDVLGLYREVLAGIRAAHRGGELAGIGIDSWAVDYGLLDASGALLGNPVNYRDCRTEGIPERVLETVPAGEMFGITGLQQLRFNTLYQLLAEHDLRSAETMLLIPDLLNYWLTGARGAERTNASTTQLYDVRSRDWATGLAERVGIPPRLLPPLHDPGTVVGTLRPDLADELALPELPVVAVGSHDTASAVVAVPAEPGTNFAYISSGTWSLVGLELEAPELSDAARAANFTNEGGVDGTIRFLRNVMGLWVLSESLRTWEARGTPVPLPELLAQAAAVPALSAVVDIDAPVFLPPGDMPARIRQACADTGQRVPETPGEITRCVLDSLALAYRRTVRQACEVTGRPVDVVHVVGGGARNELLCQLTADACGVPVLAGPVEAAALGNVLVQARALGAELPDLAAMRALIRATHELRRYEPAGSAADWAEAAARIDPGVVA; this is encoded by the coding sequence ATGCGGCTGGCGGCTGCCGACCTCGGCGCCTCCAGCGGGCGGGTCATGGCCGGCACGGTCGGTCCCGGTGTGCTGTCCGTGACGGAGGTGCACCGGTTCCCCAACGGCGGTGTCCGGGTCGCCCGCGCCGGGGGCTCGACCCTGCACTGGGACGTCCTCGGCCTGTACCGGGAGGTGCTGGCCGGCATCCGCGCCGCGCATCGGGGCGGTGAACTGGCCGGTATCGGCATAGACTCCTGGGCTGTGGACTACGGGTTGCTCGACGCCTCGGGCGCGCTGCTGGGCAACCCCGTGAACTACCGCGACTGCCGTACCGAGGGCATCCCCGAGCGGGTCCTGGAGACGGTCCCGGCGGGTGAGATGTTCGGCATCACCGGTCTGCAGCAGCTGCGGTTCAACACGCTCTACCAGCTGCTCGCCGAGCACGACCTGCGCTCCGCCGAGACGATGCTGCTGATCCCGGACCTGCTGAACTACTGGCTGACCGGGGCGCGCGGCGCCGAACGCACCAACGCCTCCACCACCCAGCTCTACGACGTGCGGTCGCGGGACTGGGCGACCGGGCTGGCCGAGCGCGTCGGCATCCCGCCGCGGTTGCTGCCGCCGCTGCACGACCCCGGCACCGTGGTCGGCACGTTGCGGCCCGATCTGGCCGACGAACTGGCGCTGCCGGAGCTGCCGGTGGTCGCGGTCGGCTCGCACGACACCGCGTCGGCCGTGGTCGCGGTGCCGGCCGAGCCGGGCACCAACTTCGCCTACATCTCCTCCGGCACCTGGTCGCTGGTCGGCCTGGAGCTGGAGGCCCCCGAGCTGAGCGACGCGGCCCGGGCCGCGAACTTCACCAACGAGGGCGGCGTCGACGGCACGATCCGGTTCCTGCGCAACGTGATGGGCCTGTGGGTGCTGTCGGAGTCGCTGCGCACCTGGGAGGCGCGGGGCACGCCGGTGCCGCTGCCCGAGCTGCTGGCGCAGGCCGCCGCGGTGCCGGCGCTGTCCGCGGTCGTCGACATCGACGCGCCGGTGTTCCTGCCGCCGGGGGACATGCCCGCGCGGATCCGGCAGGCGTGCGCGGACACCGGTCAGCGCGTGCCGGAGACGCCGGGGGAGATCACCCGGTGCGTGCTCGACAGCCTCGCACTCGCCTATCGCCGGACCGTGCGCCAGGCGTGCGAGGTCACCGGACGGCCGGTCGACGTCGTGCACGTCGTCGGCGGCGGGGCACGCAACGAGCTGCTGTGCCAGCTCACCGCGGACGCCTGCGGCGTGCCGGTGCTGGCCGGTCCGGTCGAGGCCGCCGCGCTGGGCAACGTGCTCGTCCAGGCGCGAGCACTGGGCGCGGAGCTGCCGGACCTGGCGGCGATGCGCGCCCTGATCCGGGCGACGCACGAACTGCGCCGCTACGAACCGGCCGGCAGCGCGGCGGACTGGGCGGAGGCGGCGGCACGGATCGATCCGGGGGTGGTGGCATGA